Within Anopheles ziemanni chromosome 2, idAnoZiCoDA_A2_x.2, whole genome shotgun sequence, the genomic segment GTGTTACGGCAACTTCCACCCAGTAGAGTCGTAGTAAAactatcaaaataaaaatgtaagatACATTCAAAATTAACATAACGTTAAAAGTTAATTCAAAAAATGCAaacggttgttgtttttaggGAAAGCACGGATGGACGCACCACTCGTCGTCAATTTAGTAAAATGGTGGAGCTAATGGAGACGGCACCGGATATTGCCAGAGCTCTGCGTGTCGCAGAAACTACTAGTTTTTGGAGCAATCTAATGAACGATTTGAATGCGCTGGGACCACCCATTAAAGATATTTCTTCGTGGAAAAGGGTAAATATCTTGATAAATTCCGAAGGAAAAATTAGTATGTAACATTtgcctttcttttcatttaagGCCTGGTTCGATTACAAGTACtctgtaaaaaaaattgcGAGAAAATAACGCATCGCTTCATGCTACCGGTGGTGGTcgtaataaaacaaagcacctcAATGAAATCGAAGAAAGGGTTGCCGATCTTTGCAACCTTAGAACAACCATCACCGGCAACTCCGGTAGATCATTCGGCTATATGCCAGTTAGTGTTGTGCCTTCCGAGATTGCTCCTATAGATCCAACACCTGCCTCACCTAACGAAGCTGTCGAAACTAGCGTGACTACGCCCCCACCAGAGCCATCGTCCGACGCACAGCACCCACCAGAACCGTCTTCCAACGCACTGCCGTCAAGaaaaaggaagcgaaaaaacATGGAAgagattttaaaacaaaaccaagagCTCATTAAAATAATGAAGCTCAAACTAGAATCGGAtgcaaaattgattgaaacaaatcAAGCAACAGTTGCAGccttaaaagaaacaaacgacTTACTTAAACAATTATTAGAACGTAAGTCTTAACTTTGTCAATTATTCTAGCTTATTTTTATCTGTGAAGTGAACTGAATTAAAATCTGTGAATCAAATCtgtgaattaaaaataaactttaagtTTTGCTACCGATTTGTgtgttaaaaattattttattcggaGAAGTTATGCGCTATGCAAATATTATACAAAGCGCAACATACATTTGTAATACATATGGCAATTTCAGGTGTGTAGTGTAACTGTCTTGCCCAAAGTAAACACGTGGACTTATTTTTTAGTATACCGAATGTGCGTTCGATAATTTCTCTTCCTTTTGCATGATGGGTGTTATAACTGGCTTCTGGTGAGTCCGGCGCAGCATTTCTTTTCGGTGTTACAATCCACGGTTTTGATGGGTATGCAGAATCCgcagtgaataaaaaaaaagaaataagaatTTGGCAACATTTCGATAATTTTGTAACTAACCAAGTACTTTGACAGTCGTATCTCCGGTTTGATGCTTGTTGGCAAAAAAGTCATCGATGCCGTTAACACTCCAAATATGCGAATCGTGATTTGCTCCTCCATATCGAGCGTTAACGTACCTTATTACCATTTTATGATCACAGAGCTAG encodes:
- the LOC131293745 gene encoding putative nuclease HARBI1 translates to MCVDGTHIRIIPPMNDRDHHYNRKGFYSLNALMICDHKMVIRYVNARYGGANHDSHIWSVNGIDDFFANKHQTGDTTVKVLADSAYPSKPWIVTPKRNAAPDSPEASYNTHHAKGREIIERTFGILKNKSTCLLWARQLHYTPEIAICITNVCCALYNICIAHNFSE